Genomic segment of Candidatus Omnitrophota bacterium:
GAGGCTGCTGGATGTCATACGGGAAGACCTGGGCTTGACGGGAACTAAGGAAGGCTGCTCCAAAGGCGAGTGCGGCGCCTGTTCGGTCATCGTTGACGGCGAGCTCGTTGATTCCTGTATTTTTCCTGTGGCGCAGGCGGAAGGCCGCGAGATAATCACCATAGAGGGGCTGAGCTCCGGCGGTAAACTGCATCCCATACAGAAAGCTTTTATAGACGAGGGGGCGGTCCAGTGCGGTTTCTGCACTCCGGGAATGGTCTTGGCGGCGAAGGCGCTGCTGGATAAAAAGAGCAATCCATCCGATGCGGACATAAAAGAAGCGCTGTCGGGCAATCTCTGCCGCTGCACGGGTTACACGAAAATCAAGAACGCCGTAAAAAAAGCGTCGCAAAATGGTGAGCTGGGCCGAACCAAAAAAAGATGAAAAAATTTATAAGGATCAAAAGCCTTGCCGAACTGGGAAAGCTGAGGGAGAAATGCGTCTTCCTCGCCGGCGGCACGGACATATATGTGGCGCTCAACGACGGCGCTCTGGAAGACGAGGTGCTCTGCGATATATCTTCGCTCAAGGGCCTTGATAAGATAGAGCTCAAA
This window contains:
- a CDS encoding (2Fe-2S)-binding protein, which gives rise to MRVSFKINGKKVTLDAAPEARLLDVIREDLGLTGTKEGCSKGECGACSVIVDGELVDSCIFPVAQAEGREIITIEGLSSGGKLHPIQKAFIDEGAVQCGFCTPGMVLAAKALLDKKSNPSDADIKEALSGNLCRCTGYTKIKNAVKKASQNGELGRTKKR